The genomic segment GAAGGCGACCAACGACGGGAGCGCGACGTTCCAGCAGGACGCCACGTTCTGCGCCCAGCCCGGCCTCAACGGCGGATCGGGCAACGTCTCGCTCGAATCACTCAACTATCCCGGTTACTACTGGCGCCACTACGGCGAAGCGGTTTACATCGCCACCAACGGCGGTGGCAACACATGGGACAGCGCCGGCAGCTACAACGCCGACGTGACCTGGAACAACGCGGCCCCGCTGGGGTAGCCACAACCGCCGGGCCGGGTGGTTCCCTGACCACCCGGCCCGGCACCGATTGAGGAGCCACTGCATGGCGTTGCTGGAAGTCGTCGACGTCTCCAAGATATTTCCGGGCGTCCGCGCCCTCGACTCGGTCTCCTTCACACTGCAACCGGGCGAGGTGCACGCGCTCGTCGGCGAGAACGGCGCCGGCAAGTCCACGTTGATCAAGGTGCTCACCGGCGTCTACAAGCCGGACGGCGGCGAGCTGAGATACCAGGACGAGGCGGTGCAGTTCGGCACCCCGATGGACGCTCAGCGGGCCGGCATCTCCACCATCTATCAGGAGGTCAACCTCGTCCCGCTGATGAGCGTGGCGCAGAACCTCTTCCTGGGCCGCGAGCCGCGTAACGCGCTGGGGCTCATCGACCGGGGCCGGATGGACCGCGAGGCCCGCGAGGTGCTGGCCGGCTACGGCGTCACCACCGACGTCCGCCGCCAGCTGGGCACGCTCGCGCTGGGCGCGCAGCAGATGGTCGCGCTGGCCCGGGCCGTCATGATCGACGCCAAGGTCGTCATCATGGACGAGCCCACGTCGTCGCTCGAGCCGCGCGAGGTGCAGACCCTGTTCGGTGTCATCCGCGAGCTGCACGCCAAGGGCATCGGCATCGTGTACGTCAGCCACCGCCTCGACGAGCTGTACGAGATCTGCGACGCGGTCACCATCCTGCGCGACGGCAAACTCGTGCACACCGGCAAGCTGGCCGACCTCGAACGCATCAAGCTCGTCTCGCTGATGCTGGGCCGGGACATGGCCGAGGTCCGGCGCGAGGGCGCGACCGCGTTCTCCGGGTCGGCCACCGGCGACGAGCAGGCCGCGCCGGTGCTGCGGGTGCGCGAGCTCAACAGTCGCCACAAGCTGCACGACGTGACCTTCGACGTGCGCCCCGGCGAGGTGGTCGGGCTGGGTGGGCTGCTGGGGGCGGGCCGCAGCGAGACCGTCAAGGCCGTCGGCGGCGCCTACCACCTGGACAGCGGCACGGTCGAGGTGGACGGCAAGGAGCTGAAGAAACCCACCCCCGTACGGGCGGTGCGGGCCGGCGTCGCCGTGCAGCCCGAGGACCGTAAGGCCGAGGGCATCGTGCCCGGCCTCTCCGTACGGGAGAACATCGCCCTGGCCGTACTGCCCCGCGTCTCCCGCGGCGGGTTCGTCTCCGACGCGAAGATCGACGAGATCGTCGACAAGTACATGAAGCGGCTGCGGATCAAGGCGTCCAGCCCCGACCAGGCCGTGGGTGACCTCTCCGGTGGCAACCAGCAGAAGGTGCTGCTGGCCCGGCTGCTCGCCACCGGCCCCAAGGTGCTGCTGCTCGACGAGCCGACCCGCGGCATCGACGTCGGGGCCAAGGCCGAGGTCCAGTCGCTGATCGACGAACTGGCCGCCGAGGGCCTCGGCGTGGTGCTGGTCTCGTCGGACGCGGAGGAGCTGATCGAGGGCTCGGACCGGGTGGTGGTGCTGCGCGACGGCGTGGTGGTCGGCACCCTGACCGGCGCCGAGGTCACCACCGAGGACCTGATGTCGACCATCGCAACGGAGGCCCCCCGTGAGCACTGAAACGATGGCCACCCGGCCCGTCGTCGACGCGGCCAGGATCAGGGCCTGGCTGCCCAAGTACGGCGTCTACGCCGCGATCGTCCTGCTGGTCGTCTACAACATCTTCTTCACGCCGTACTTCGCGACCTGGAGCAACCTGCGCATCCAGCTGATCCAGGTGGCGCCGATCGTGATCGTGGCGCTCGGTATGGCTCTGGTCATCGGCACCGAGGGCATCGACCTCTCGGTCGGCTCGGTGATGGCCCTGGCCGCCGCCTTCATCCCGCTCTATCTCGGGTACGGGGTGGTCGCCGCGATCCTGGTCGCCCTGCTGGCCGGGGTGGCGGTCGGCCTGATCAACGGCATCCTGGTGGCCCGGGTCGGCCTGCAACCGATCGTCGCCACACTGGCCCTGTTCGTCGGCGGGCGCGGGCTGGCCGTCGTGATCAGTGAGGGCAAGCTCGTCGACATCCGCAACGCCGACTTCCTCTACCTCGGCTCGGGCGACCTGCTCGGCATCCCGGTGCTGGTCTGGATCGCGGCGCTGATGGTGCTGGTCGTCGGGTTCGTGGTGCGCCGCACGGTCTTCGGCCGGCGGCTGCTGGCGATCGGGGGCAACCGGCCCGCCGCCGAGCTGGCCGGTCTGCCGGTCAAGCGGGTGCTGATCACCGTCTACGTCGTCTGCGCGGTGCTCGCCTCGATCGCCGGTCTGCTCTCGGTGGCCCGCATCCAGTCCAGCGACGCGTCCTCGGTGGGCCTGCTCATCGAGCTGTCCGCGATCACCGCAGTGGTCGTCGGCGGCACCCCGCTCACCGGCGGCAAGGTGCGCGTGCTGGGCACCGTGGCCGGCGCCCTGCTCATGCAGCTCGTGATCGCCACGATGATCAAGCACAACCTGCAGCCCTCCACCACCGAGATGGTGCAGGCCGTGATCATCCTGATCGCGGTTTACGTGGCCCGAGAGAGGAAGACCCGGTGACCATGACCAACGTCTCGGGACCGGAAACCCCGGCGATCGTCGCCGAGGACGTCCGCAAGGCCGAGCGCACCGACCGCATCGTCGGCACCGTGCAGCGGCAGGGTGCCCTGGCCGTGCTCGTCGTCGTGGTGCTGATCGCGCTCGCGACCTTCCCCAACTTCCGCAGCTTCGACAACGCGGCGACGATCCTGGTCGCGGCCGCGCCGCCGATGCTGATCGCGCTGGGCATGACCTTCGTGATCATCACGGGCGGCATCGACCTGTCGGTCGGCTCGCTCTACGTGCTCGGCGGCGTGCTGGCCGCGTGGGCCTCGCAGTACGGGGTCCTGGCCGCGTTCCTGCTGCCCCTGGCCGTGTGCGGGGCGATCGGACTGGCCAACGGGGTGATCATCGCGTACACCCGGATGGCGCCCTTCATCGTGACGCTGGCCGCCCTGCTGGGCGCGCGCGGGCTCATGCGGGCGATCAGCTCCGAGGGTTCCGAGACCTACCTGGTGCAGAGCGATGCGTTCCGCAAGCTGGGCAACGGCTCGTTCCTCGACATCGGCTACCAGGTCTGGCTGGTCGCGGCGCTGGTCCTGATCGGCATCGTGGTGCTGGCCCGCAGCCGGTTCGGCGCCTCGGTCTACGCGGTCGGCGGCAGTGAGGACGCGGCCAGCCTGATGGGCGTGCCGGTCCGCCGTACGAAGGTCTGGGTCTACGTCCTGTCCGGCCTGCTCGCCGGGCTGGCCGGGGCGATCAACGCGGCCAAGCTGGGCTC from the Paractinoplanes abujensis genome contains:
- a CDS encoding sugar ABC transporter ATP-binding protein; protein product: MALLEVVDVSKIFPGVRALDSVSFTLQPGEVHALVGENGAGKSTLIKVLTGVYKPDGGELRYQDEAVQFGTPMDAQRAGISTIYQEVNLVPLMSVAQNLFLGREPRNALGLIDRGRMDREAREVLAGYGVTTDVRRQLGTLALGAQQMVALARAVMIDAKVVIMDEPTSSLEPREVQTLFGVIRELHAKGIGIVYVSHRLDELYEICDAVTILRDGKLVHTGKLADLERIKLVSLMLGRDMAEVRREGATAFSGSATGDEQAAPVLRVRELNSRHKLHDVTFDVRPGEVVGLGGLLGAGRSETVKAVGGAYHLDSGTVEVDGKELKKPTPVRAVRAGVAVQPEDRKAEGIVPGLSVRENIALAVLPRVSRGGFVSDAKIDEIVDKYMKRLRIKASSPDQAVGDLSGGNQQKVLLARLLATGPKVLLLDEPTRGIDVGAKAEVQSLIDELAAEGLGVVLVSSDAEELIEGSDRVVVLRDGVVVGTLTGAEVTTEDLMSTIATEAPREH
- a CDS encoding ABC transporter permease translates to MSTETMATRPVVDAARIRAWLPKYGVYAAIVLLVVYNIFFTPYFATWSNLRIQLIQVAPIVIVALGMALVIGTEGIDLSVGSVMALAAAFIPLYLGYGVVAAILVALLAGVAVGLINGILVARVGLQPIVATLALFVGGRGLAVVISEGKLVDIRNADFLYLGSGDLLGIPVLVWIAALMVLVVGFVVRRTVFGRRLLAIGGNRPAAELAGLPVKRVLITVYVVCAVLASIAGLLSVARIQSSDASSVGLLIELSAITAVVVGGTPLTGGKVRVLGTVAGALLMQLVIATMIKHNLQPSTTEMVQAVIILIAVYVARERKTR
- a CDS encoding ABC transporter permease; this encodes MTNVSGPETPAIVAEDVRKAERTDRIVGTVQRQGALAVLVVVVLIALATFPNFRSFDNAATILVAAAPPMLIALGMTFVIITGGIDLSVGSLYVLGGVLAAWASQYGVLAAFLLPLAVCGAIGLANGVIIAYTRMAPFIVTLAALLGARGLMRAISSEGSETYLVQSDAFRKLGNGSFLDIGYQVWLVAALVLIGIVVLARSRFGASVYAVGGSEDAASLMGVPVRRTKVWVYVLSGLLAGLAGAINAAKLGSGVTVLGVGMELDAIAAVVIGGTLLTGGAGTIAGTIAGVLLLGVIQNLINQVGNLNSNWQQVISGAFLALVVVVQTYLARLRRVT